Proteins from a single region of Desulfolutivibrio sulfoxidireducens:
- a CDS encoding response regulator encodes MTGNWIRAAFGELSRFWFKSVRRQLILGIALVHAVLMTGFVFDLVGRQRDFLHKESLSQATSLADLLAANSGSWVLANDLVGLEEIMGSLKNVPGLEYAMVLTDRGQVLGHSSSHRVGSFLADQVSHSLLDGQVTVRRLVDNPYLIDVAVPILSGPKMIGWARIGLNQTGQRHNLNVVTRNGLLYTALAIAIGTVMAMCIARRLTAGLNDLVELSAKVQAGDRTLRAKEERADEIGVLARGFNRMLHSVESSERSLTESLNWKRTILDNSAVGILVVSGPRIIDEANVRFLAMFGYEPDELFGKSTEILHLSTEEYRRSSRIYDELATKQGIMDLVCNLRKKDGSAIWCKLSGQAIDPQDLARGVIWIVVDITELKLAEEELRKYRDHLEELITQRTQDLEREIAERKLVQEALCQAKETAEAANLAKSVFLANMSHELRTPLNAVLGFAQILRNESALNENQREHLDIILRSGAHLLGLINDVLDISKIEAGQSKPVNTPLDLWTLLERIAEMVRVRISEKGLRFVLERAPGLARYIDADERKLKQVLVNLVGNAVKFTTDGYVALRARADESRGVLVFEVEDSGPGIPAADIPMIFERFGQGGNGREGAGLGLYISKKLAEIMGGTITVATELGKGSLFVFDIPYAPADFVEPESSRVAPSVARLAPGQPAIRVLVAEDKEENRLLLVNLLRSAGFEVTATKNGEEAVNAFEQNPPDLVLMDLRMPVMDGYEAIRRIKATERGGNIPVIAVTASVFEEDRQKVLDSGADEFIRKPFRPDILFTVIRKLLHVDYLYQEEPRGKTVAIGKENLMASAALLPEELAGKLKKALAALDLRVFKTLLEDVSTHDRGLADGLGRLAQGYEIRALLEIMGMEPHA; translated from the coding sequence GGCAACTGGATTCGTGCCGCTTTCGGGGAGCTTTCCCGCTTCTGGTTCAAGTCGGTGCGCCGCCAGTTGATCCTGGGTATTGCCCTGGTTCATGCCGTGCTGATGACCGGCTTCGTCTTTGATCTGGTCGGCAGACAACGGGATTTTTTGCATAAGGAGAGCCTTTCCCAGGCCACGAGCCTGGCCGATCTCCTGGCCGCCAACAGCGGTTCCTGGGTGTTGGCCAACGATCTGGTCGGCCTTGAGGAAATCATGGGCTCGCTGAAAAACGTCCCTGGGTTGGAATACGCCATGGTCCTGACCGACCGCGGCCAGGTTCTCGGCCATTCCTCAAGCCATCGCGTGGGGTCCTTTTTGGCGGATCAGGTCAGCCACAGCCTTTTGGATGGACAAGTCACGGTACGCCGGCTTGTTGACAACCCATATCTGATCGACGTGGCCGTCCCGATCCTGTCCGGTCCGAAGATGATCGGCTGGGCCAGAATCGGACTGAACCAGACCGGACAGCGCCACAACCTGAACGTGGTGACCAGAAACGGATTGCTCTATACCGCGTTGGCCATAGCCATCGGCACGGTCATGGCCATGTGCATTGCCAGGCGTTTGACCGCCGGACTCAATGATCTGGTGGAGCTTTCGGCCAAAGTCCAAGCCGGGGACAGAACCTTGCGGGCCAAGGAGGAGCGGGCGGACGAAATCGGGGTTTTGGCCAGGGGATTCAACCGCATGCTGCATTCCGTCGAGTCCTCGGAACGTTCCTTGACGGAATCCCTGAACTGGAAAAGGACCATCCTGGACAACAGCGCGGTGGGCATCCTGGTGGTCTCCGGCCCCAGGATCATTGACGAGGCCAACGTACGCTTCTTGGCCATGTTCGGCTATGAGCCGGACGAGTTGTTCGGGAAATCCACAGAGATTCTTCATCTTTCAACCGAGGAATACCGGAGGTCCAGCCGGATATACGACGAACTCGCCACCAAACAGGGAATCATGGACCTGGTATGCAACCTCAGGAAAAAGGACGGCTCGGCCATCTGGTGCAAGCTGTCGGGCCAGGCCATTGACCCGCAAGATCTCGCCAGAGGGGTGATCTGGATCGTGGTGGACATCACCGAACTCAAGCTGGCCGAAGAGGAACTGCGGAAATACCGCGACCATCTCGAGGAATTGATCACCCAGCGCACGCAAGACCTGGAAAGAGAGATCGCCGAAAGAAAATTGGTTCAGGAGGCCTTGTGCCAAGCCAAGGAAACGGCCGAGGCCGCCAACCTGGCCAAGAGCGTCTTTCTGGCCAACATGAGCCATGAACTGCGCACTCCCTTGAACGCGGTGCTCGGATTCGCCCAGATTCTACGCAATGAGAGCGCCTTGAATGAGAACCAGAGGGAGCATTTGGACATCATCCTGCGTAGCGGCGCGCATCTTCTCGGCCTGATCAACGATGTGCTGGACATTTCCAAGATCGAGGCGGGGCAGAGCAAACCGGTGAATACCCCCCTCGATCTCTGGACCCTTTTGGAAAGGATCGCGGAGATGGTGCGTGTGCGGATCTCTGAGAAAGGACTCCGATTCGTCCTTGAACGCGCCCCCGGCCTGGCGCGTTACATCGACGCCGACGAGAGGAAACTCAAGCAGGTCTTGGTCAACCTGGTTGGAAACGCCGTGAAATTCACCACTGACGGATACGTGGCCCTCAGGGCACGGGCGGACGAAAGCCGGGGCGTCCTCGTTTTCGAGGTGGAGGATTCCGGGCCGGGCATTCCCGCCGCTGACATCCCCATGATATTCGAGCGGTTCGGGCAAGGGGGGAACGGCCGTGAGGGGGCCGGCCTCGGCCTCTACATCAGCAAGAAACTGGCGGAGATCATGGGAGGCACCATCACGGTCGCCACCGAGTTGGGCAAAGGCTCCCTGTTCGTCTTTGACATCCCGTATGCGCCGGCTGACTTCGTTGAACCAGAGTCCTCACGCGTCGCCCCGAGCGTGGCTAGGCTCGCGCCGGGACAGCCCGCCATCCGCGTTCTGGTCGCCGAGGACAAGGAGGAAAATCGCCTGCTCCTGGTCAACCTACTCCGCTCGGCGGGTTTCGAGGTCACTGCGACAAAAAACGGGGAAGAGGCCGTGAACGCGTTCGAGCAAAACCCGCCGGATCTGGTGTTGATGGATCTGCGCATGCCGGTGATGGACGGCTACGAGGCCATCCGGAGGATCAAGGCCACCGAGCGGGGGGGAAATATCCCCGTGATCGCAGTCACCGCCAGCGTCTTCGAGGAGGACCGGCAGAAGGTGCTCGACTCCGGGGCCGACGAATTCATCAGAAAGCCCTTTCGCCCGGACATCCTCTTCACGGTGATCCGGAAACTGCTGCACGTCGACTATCTGTACCAGGAAGAGCCGCGCGGCAAAACGGTGGCCATCGGCAAAGAGAACCTCATGGCCTCGGCCGCGCTTCTCCCGGAAGAGTTGGCCGGCAAACTGAAAAAGGCCCTTGCCGCCCTGGATTTGCGCGTCTTCAAAACGCTCCTCGAGGACGTATCGACCCATGATCGAGGTCTTGCGGATGGACTGGGGCGTCTTGCGCAAGGATATGAAATACGCGCCCTGCTGGAAATTATGGGCATGGAGCCACACGCGTGA